In the Leptospira neocaledonica genome, one interval contains:
- a CDS encoding sulfurtransferase: MLNLNIRKLGILSILISVFASCDAPEYITPYQKLALVQPVQVFETSQLLSASNDDYNSNTYGLITASTLESWRSNWAANRPSAISGRLIIFQISGGALSGSYIRPETNVKVYGISASSTDYTFFGQTRFNGLIDTETIVPEGKNIDAFLKRFGVNPATDLIVLAQDIPSDGNLMMTLRSWYTLYYWGAERTHLAVLNGAASAKIAASQLTGGSSYTVPTTSGAGAVGNLYRDHTILQATLADVFNAVQGITDPTFTNSTPAPVGGSFIMDARSSTEYDGTGSTVGPSNLTCADTPSCYTPFEGHVKGAKSLPFANFINANKEFLPKSDLQNLLSTNGYTEGQTIIAYCRTNVRSSITGFATLAILGYPTRFYDGSWVEWGSLAYDSNGAWSNISAVSPWRTDRGTVSESITYNVGKGGIDASNISNLGTYFTPDRNFAKGTNDIIDQDKKYLSGSASSGGGGGG, encoded by the coding sequence ATGTTAAATTTAAATATTAGAAAATTAGGAATTCTTTCTATACTAATTTCGGTTTTTGCATCCTGTGATGCGCCGGAGTATATCACTCCATATCAGAAACTGGCTTTGGTTCAACCTGTGCAAGTTTTTGAGACTTCACAACTATTGTCAGCATCTAACGATGATTATAATAGTAATACGTACGGATTGATCACTGCATCCACTCTGGAATCCTGGAGATCGAATTGGGCTGCGAACCGTCCATCTGCGATCAGCGGGAGATTGATTATTTTTCAGATTAGCGGAGGAGCGCTTTCCGGTTCCTATATAAGACCGGAGACTAACGTGAAAGTGTATGGGATTTCTGCTTCGTCTACAGATTATACTTTTTTCGGACAGACTAGGTTTAATGGACTGATCGATACTGAGACCATCGTTCCGGAAGGAAAGAATATCGATGCTTTCTTAAAACGTTTTGGAGTAAATCCCGCAACGGATTTGATTGTACTCGCACAAGATATTCCTTCCGACGGGAACCTAATGATGACTCTCCGATCTTGGTACACATTGTATTATTGGGGAGCAGAAAGAACTCATCTAGCAGTTTTGAACGGAGCAGCTTCCGCTAAGATCGCCGCCTCTCAACTTACTGGAGGGTCTTCCTACACTGTTCCTACAACAAGCGGAGCAGGTGCTGTAGGAAATTTGTATAGAGATCATACAATTTTACAAGCGACACTTGCAGATGTTTTTAATGCCGTCCAAGGTATAACCGATCCGACTTTCACGAATTCTACTCCGGCTCCGGTGGGGGGAAGTTTTATCATGGATGCTAGATCATCTACGGAATACGACGGAACCGGAAGTACTGTAGGGCCTTCTAATCTTACCTGCGCGGATACTCCTAGCTGTTATACACCTTTTGAAGGACATGTGAAAGGTGCGAAGAGTCTTCCTTTTGCGAATTTTATAAACGCGAATAAGGAGTTTCTGCCTAAATCCGATCTTCAAAATCTTCTTTCTACGAACGGATATACGGAGGGACAGACGATCATTGCTTATTGCAGAACTAACGTAAGATCATCCATCACTGGATTTGCAACTCTTGCGATCCTTGGATATCCTACTAGATTTTACGATGGCTCCTGGGTGGAATGGGGATCACTTGCTTACGATTCAAACGGAGCTTGGTCCAATATAAGCGCTGTTTCTCCTTGGAGAACAGACAGGGGGACTGTAAGCGAATCGATTACGTATAACGTAGGAAAAGGTGGGATAGACGCTTCCAATATTT
- a CDS encoding sulfurtransferase translates to MKNTLIYSSLLAIALGLLGNCGEGSSDSSALALAAIGGGASGVKVASASDLSIESADDYNENQYGLISADTLRTWVNDWANNKPAGITGNLVIYQTSKVGADANKSLILPKTGVKVFFAVDGNNSALYSWKTFRETRDNDLISIPGGTAATGGFGLISGANIDEWFHTYGVDPTKDLIVFASGNGDNYGSIGHQHYSLRYWGVAHEHLAILNGTIKGQFPEAELGNDTDESVPPLNGTFSVKQLKNVDNRILTLSIEDVIEVVKNNGNHSVKGLSSTVLISDNRTKNNTNTIGSYTASAGWQEYNGDENATGTTKTSGGAIAFEGHLKGAIFVPHYNVVERANLDNTYAYGASAAGTFNTLKFKSKADVQDIWDTYGTTGGPNSGAPAYEEGQTILQYCRTNTRTQTSGISTQLILGRPSVFVEDGWSIFGLLAGAFPPANFNDDVSAGAATFPSIPAKFAPDVQGVIESGARGSGLGAHYNTGVKKSTVDYFQINSSATTTKKAFVEDWNYKNQ, encoded by the coding sequence ATGAAAAATACGCTCATTTATTCGAGCCTCCTGGCAATTGCGCTGGGATTACTCGGGAATTGTGGAGAAGGATCTTCTGACAGTTCCGCACTTGCATTAGCTGCAATCGGCGGAGGAGCATCAGGCGTAAAAGTTGCGAGTGCTTCCGATTTATCGATCGAATCTGCGGATGATTATAACGAAAACCAATATGGTCTTATTTCGGCGGACACTCTCAGAACATGGGTGAACGATTGGGCGAATAATAAGCCTGCAGGTATTACCGGAAACTTAGTGATTTACCAAACTAGCAAAGTGGGTGCAGATGCGAATAAAAGTTTAATTCTTCCTAAGACCGGAGTAAAAGTTTTCTTCGCTGTCGATGGAAACAATTCTGCACTTTATTCCTGGAAAACTTTCAGAGAGACTAGAGATAACGATTTAATCTCTATCCCTGGTGGTACTGCTGCTACTGGAGGTTTCGGTCTTATTAGCGGTGCAAATATTGACGAGTGGTTCCATACGTATGGAGTTGATCCTACTAAGGACTTAATCGTATTTGCAAGCGGTAACGGAGACAACTATGGTTCTATCGGTCACCAACATTATTCATTAAGATATTGGGGTGTGGCTCACGAGCATCTTGCGATCCTAAATGGAACTATCAAAGGTCAATTCCCTGAAGCAGAATTAGGTAATGATACTGACGAGTCTGTTCCGCCTTTAAATGGAACTTTCTCAGTTAAACAACTGAAGAATGTAGATAACAGAATCTTAACTTTAAGTATCGAAGACGTAATTGAAGTAGTAAAAAATAACGGAAATCATAGCGTGAAGGGTCTCTCTTCCACTGTTTTGATCTCTGATAACAGAACTAAGAATAATACCAATACAATCGGATCTTATACTGCTTCGGCAGGTTGGCAGGAGTATAACGGAGATGAGAACGCTACCGGAACCACAAAAACTTCTGGTGGAGCGATTGCATTCGAAGGTCACTTGAAAGGAGCGATCTTTGTCCCTCACTACAATGTAGTTGAACGTGCGAACCTGGATAACACCTATGCTTACGGTGCTTCTGCTGCAGGAACTTTTAATACTTTGAAGTTCAAGTCTAAAGCTGACGTTCAGGATATTTGGGATACATACGGAACTACTGGTGGACCTAACTCAGGTGCTCCTGCATACGAAGAAGGACAAACCATTCTTCAATACTGCAGAACTAACACTAGAACTCAAACAAGCGGTATTTCCACTCAGTTGATTTTGGGCCGTCCTTCCGTATTCGTTGAAGACGGTTGGAGCATCTTTGGATTACTCGCGGGAGCTTTCCCTCCGGCGAATTTCAATGACGACGTGAGTGCAGGAGCTGCAACTTTTCCTTCTATTCCTGCTAAATTCGCTCCAGATGTTCAAGGAGTGATTGAATCAGGCGCAAGAGGATCCGGTTTAGGAGCTCACTACAATACAGGTGTGAAAAAATCTACTGTAGATTATTTCCAAATCAACTCTTCGGCGACTACTACCAAGAAAGCTTTCGTAGAGGATTGGAACTACAAAAACCAATAA
- a CDS encoding helix-turn-helix domain-containing protein, giving the protein MPTIDPIERGLIQSIGTLVRKRRQELGLSLGKLAELSQVSRGMLSLVESGKAAPSIALLWKISKAIRLPLSSLMEFSKEEFPKIYRKEDSTENSVEENQFVIRPLLHEETRFQTRLFEIRLLPGVAKTFITKVQSKQRQNLFLQSGALRLKVGGKWFDLQEGDSMTFLGKDLQELANLGEKDSYLIWSSSLSDD; this is encoded by the coding sequence ATGCCAACGATCGATCCGATTGAAAGAGGTTTGATCCAATCTATTGGGACCTTGGTTCGAAAGAGAAGACAAGAGTTAGGTCTTTCTCTTGGAAAGCTTGCAGAATTATCTCAGGTCAGTCGAGGAATGTTAAGCCTTGTAGAATCTGGAAAGGCTGCACCTTCTATTGCGCTATTATGGAAAATTTCAAAGGCAATCCGTTTACCTTTGTCCAGTCTTATGGAATTTTCTAAGGAAGAATTTCCTAAAATTTATAGGAAAGAAGACTCCACCGAAAATTCAGTAGAAGAGAACCAGTTTGTGATCCGTCCTCTTCTTCATGAAGAAACTAGATTTCAGACTAGATTGTTTGAAATCAGACTTCTTCCTGGAGTCGCTAAAACCTTTATTACAAAAGTTCAATCCAAACAAAGACAGAATTTGTTCCTACAATCAGGTGCGCTTCGTTTGAAAGTAGGAGGGAAATGGTTCGATCTACAAGAGGGAGACAGCATGACCTTCTTGGGAAAAGACCTGCAAGAACTTGCAAATTTAGGGGAGAAAGATTCCTACCTGATCTGGTCCTCTTCTCTTTCCGACGATTAA